In Arachis stenosperma cultivar V10309 chromosome 1, arast.V10309.gnm1.PFL2, whole genome shotgun sequence, one DNA window encodes the following:
- the LOC130942157 gene encoding uncharacterized protein LOC130942157 — protein MATKKIIAICQSGGQFKTDKDGCLSYKGGDAHAIDIDDQMKFNEFKGEVSEMFNVNADSMSVKYFLPGNRKILISISNDKDLQRMVKFHGDSSIVDIYILIDELVAHEVSNNMPASRSSRTTLSETMVPINTSPTLDVMHDVIDDTIQPMIPIDAPPDGVDDSNQMDMHIDIPIEVSRVLPIESSNDEKRAKGAQQWQNTITGVGQRFNSVHEFRESLRKYAIAHQFAFKYKKNDSHRVTVKCKAEGCLWRIHASRLSTTQLICIKKMHPTHTCEGAVGTTGHQATRSWVASIIKEKLKAYPNYKPKDIVNDIKQEYGIQLNYFQAWRGKEIAREQLQGSYKAAYSQLPFFCEKIMEANPGSLALYTTKEDSSFHRLFLSFHASLHGFQQGCRPLIFLDSIPLKSKYQGTLLAATAADADDGVFPVAFAIVDAESDDNWHWFLLQLQSVLSTSCPITFVAGSEHRLKDSIAEIFEGSFHGYCLRYLTEQLFRDLKGQFSHEIKRLMVEDLYAAAYAAKPEGFQTSLDNIKSISVDAYNWIVQSGPENWANSFFQGTRYNHMTSNFGELFYSWASDADELPITQMVDVIRSKIMELIAARREASDQWVTRLTPSMEEKLSAESRKAHSLQFVLCGSSTYEVCGDTNEVVDLDRWECSCKAWQLTGIPCCHAIAVISGINRSVYDFCSRFFTSEIYRLTYSEAVLPIQYVDAPAAKDSQLLVTVTPPSTRRPPGRPATKRYGSEDVVKRQLQCSRCKGLGHNKSTCKEQS, from the exons ATGGCTACCAAGAAGATAATTGCAATATGTCAGTCTGGAGGTCAGTTTAAAACTGACAAAGATGGTTGTTTGTCATATAAAGGCGGTGATGCTCATGCTATTGACATTGATGATCAAATGAAATTCAACGAGTTCAAAGGGGAAGTATCAGAAATGTTTAATGTCAATGCTGATAGCATGTCCGTAAAATATTTCCTTCCCGGAAATAGGAAGATTCTTATTTCAATTTCCAATGACAAGGATCTCCAAAGAATGGTTAAGTTTCATGGGGATTCGAGTATTGTTGACATCTATATCCTTATAGATGAGCTAGTTGCCCATGAGGTGTCAAACAACATGCCTGCCAGTAG GTCAAGCAGAACTACTTTGTCTGAAACAATGGTGCCAATCAATACCTCTCCAACACTTGATGTTATGCATGATGTCATAGATGACACCATCCAGCCAATGATTCCAATCGATGCTCCACCTGACGGTGTTGATGATAGCAATCAAATGGATATGCATATAGACATTCCTATTGAAGTTTCTCGTGTTCTCCCCATTGAATCCTCAAATGATGAAAAGCGTGCTAAAGGGGCACAACAATGGCAGAATACTATAACGGGTGTGGGTCAAAGGTTCAACAGTGTACATGAGTTTCGGGAATCATTGCGGAAATATGCAATTGCTCACCAATTTGcctttaaatataaaaaaaatgatagcCATCGTGTGACTGTCAAATGTAAAGCAGAAGGTTGCCTTTGGAGAATCCATGCGTCAAGATTGTCAACTACTCAGTTGATATGTATCAAGAAAATGCATCCAACTCATACTTGTGAAGGGGCTGTGGGAACGACAGGGCATCAAGCAACTAGGAGTTGGGTGGCCAGTATAATAAAGGAGAAACTGAAAGCTTATCCTAACTATAAGCCCAAGGATATTGTTAATGACATCAAACAAGAATATGGAATTCAGCTTAACTACTTCCAGGCTTGGCGGGGGAAGGAGATTGCAAGGGAGCAGCTTCAGGGTTCATATAAAGCAGCATATAGTCAGTTACCTTTCTTTTGTGAGAAAATAATGGAGGCCAATCCCGGAAGTCTAGCTTTGTACACTACAAAGGAAGACTCAAGCTTCCATCGTCTCTTTCTATCATTTCATGCTTCTTTGCATGGTTTCCAACAGGGTTGCCGACCGTTGATTTTCCTTGATAGCATTCCATTGAAGTCAAAATACCAAGGAACCTTGTTAGCAGCAACAGCTGCCGATGCTGATGATGGTGTATTCCCTGTTGCTTTTGCCATTGTTGATGCTGAATCTGATGATAACTGGCATTGGTTTTTACTTCAGCTCCAATCAGTGCTGTCAACATCTTGTCCCATAACGTTTGTTGCAGGCAGTGAGCACAGGCTAAAAGATTCAATTGCCGAGATATTTGAAGGCTCGTTTCATGGATACTGCCTCCGATACTTAACTGAGCAACTATTTAGAGACTTGAAAGGACAGTTTTCTCATGAGATAAAACGATTAATGGTCGAGGATTTATATGCTGCTGCTTATGCAGCCAAACCTGAAGGCTTCCAAACCAGTTTGGATAACATTAAAAGTATTTCTGTAGATGCTTATAATTGGATTGTGCAAAGTGGACCTGAGAATTGGGCGAATTCATTTTTTCAGGGTACTAGGTATAATCACATGACATCAAACTTTGGTGAACTGTTCTATAGTTGGGCTTCAGATGCAGATGAATTACCAATAACACAGATGGTTGATGTGATAAGAAGTAAGATCATGGAGTTGATTGCTGCCAGAAGagaagcatctgatcaatgggTGACTAGGCTGACTCCATCCATGGAGGAAAAGCTTAGTGCGGAAAGCCGGAAAGCTCATTCACTTCAATTTGTATTATGTGGCAGCAGCACGTATGAAGTTTGCGGTGACACCAATGAGGTGGTCGATCTTGACCGATGGGAATGTAGTTGTAAAGCCTGGCAGCTGACTGGTATACCATGCTGCCATGCTATTGCTGTTATCAGTGGTATCAACCGGAGTGTGTATGATTTTTGCTCTAGATTTTTCACAAGCGAGATATATAGATTGACTTATTCAGAGGCTGTGCTGCCAATTCAATATGTAGATGCGCCTGCTGCAAAAGATTCTCAGCTTTTGGTAACAGTTACACCCCCTTCTACCCGACGACCACCAGGCCGACCGGCAACAAAGCGATATGGCTCCGAAGATGTAGTCAAGCGCCAACTCCAATGCAGCCGATGCAAAGGATTAGGGCACAACAAGTCCACTTGCAAGGAGCAATCATAG